Proteins encoded within one genomic window of Sminthopsis crassicaudata isolate SCR6 chromosome X, ASM4859323v1, whole genome shotgun sequence:
- the RBMX gene encoding RNA-binding motif protein, X chromosome isoform X3: MPSGRLSLHSPQLEYNKTRMVEADRPGKLFVGGLNTETNEKALEAVFGKYGRIVEVLLMKDRETSKSRGFAFITFESPADAKDAARDMNGKLLDGKSIKVEQATKPTFESGGRRGPPPPPRSRGPPRGLRGGGRGGSGGGTRGPPSRGGHMAPVSRGRDNYGGPPRRDPMPSRRDVYMSPRDDGYNTKDSYSSRDYQSSRDNRDYAPPPRDYAYRDYGHSSSRDDYQSRGYSDRDGYGGRDRDYSDHPSGGSYRDSYESYGNSRSAPPARGPPPSYGGSSRYDDYSRDGYGGSRESYSSSRSDIYSSGRGDRVGRQDRGLPPSMDRGYPPPRDSYSSSSRGAPRGGRGGSRSDRGGGRSRY, translated from the exons ATGCCCAGCGGGAGGCTTTCGCTGCATTCCCCCCAGTTAG AATATAACAAAACCAGAATGGTTGAAGCAGATCGTCCGGGGAAACTGTTCGTAGGTGGACTAAATACTGAAACAAATGAGAAGGCTCTTGAAGCtgtatttgggaaatatgggCGCATAGTGGAAG TACTGCTGATGAAAGATAGGGAAACCAGCAAATCCAGGGGGTTTGCTTTTATCACTTTTGAAAGCCCTGCTGATGCAAAGGATGCTGCCAGAGATATGAATGGGAAG ctccTGGATGGAAAATCAATTAAAGTTGAACAAGCCACTAAGCCAACCTTTGAAAGTGGTGGTAGGCGAGGGCCACCACCTCCACCAAGAAGCAGAGGCCCTCCAAGAGGCcttagaggaggaggaagaggaggaagtggTGGAGGAACAAGGGGACCACCCTCACGTGGAGGACATATGG CTCCAGTGTCACGTGGGAGAGACAATTATGGAGGTCCACCCCGAAGGGACCCAATGCCATCCAGAAGAGATGTTTATATGTCACCAAGAGATGATGGTTATAATACTAAGGACAG CTATTCAAGCAGAGATTATCAAAGTTCTCGAGACAACAGAGATTATGCTCCACCTCCAAGAGATTATGCCTACCGTGATTATGGTCATTCCAGTTCACGTGATGATTATCAATCTAGAGGCTACAG TGATCGTGATGGTTATGGTGGTCGTGATAGAGACTATTCAGATCACCCCAGTGGAGGTTCCTACAGAGATTCGTATGAGAGTTATG GTAACTCACGTAGTGCTCCACCTGCTCGAGGGCCCCCTCCATCTTATGGTGGAAGCAGTCGCTATGATGATTACAGCAGAGATGGATATGGTGGAAGCAGAGAAAGTTATTCAAGCAGCCGAAGTGATATCTACTCAAGTGGTCGAGGAGATCGAGTCGGTCGACAAGATAGAGGGCTTCCGCCTTCTATGGATAGGGGATATCCTCCTCCACGTGATTCATACAGCAGCTCAAGCCGCGGAGCACCAAGAGGTGGCCGTGGAGGAAGCCGGTCTGATAGAGGAGGAGGCAGAAgcagatattaa
- the RBMX gene encoding RNA-binding motif protein, X chromosome isoform X1 — translation MPSGRLSLHSPQLEYNKTRMVEADRPGKLFVGGLNTETNEKALEAVFGKYGRIVEVLLMKDRETSKSRGFAFITFESPADAKDAARDMNGKLLDGKSIKVEQATKPTFESGGRRGPPPPPRSRGPPRGLRGGGRGGSGGGTRGPPSRGGHMDDSGYSLNFNMGSSRGPLPVKRGPPPRSGGGPPPKRSAPSGPVRSSSGMGGRAPVSRGRDNYGGPPRRDPMPSRRDVYMSPRDDGYNTKDSYSSRDYQSSRDNRDYAPPPRDYAYRDYGHSSSRDDYQSRGYSDRDGYGGRDRDYSDHPSGGSYRDSYESYGNSRSAPPARGPPPSYGGSSRYDDYSRDGYGGSRESYSSSRSDIYSSGRGDRVGRQDRGLPPSMDRGYPPPRDSYSSSSRGAPRGGRGGSRSDRGGGRSRY, via the exons ATGCCCAGCGGGAGGCTTTCGCTGCATTCCCCCCAGTTAG AATATAACAAAACCAGAATGGTTGAAGCAGATCGTCCGGGGAAACTGTTCGTAGGTGGACTAAATACTGAAACAAATGAGAAGGCTCTTGAAGCtgtatttgggaaatatgggCGCATAGTGGAAG TACTGCTGATGAAAGATAGGGAAACCAGCAAATCCAGGGGGTTTGCTTTTATCACTTTTGAAAGCCCTGCTGATGCAAAGGATGCTGCCAGAGATATGAATGGGAAG ctccTGGATGGAAAATCAATTAAAGTTGAACAAGCCACTAAGCCAACCTTTGAAAGTGGTGGTAGGCGAGGGCCACCACCTCCACCAAGAAGCAGAGGCCCTCCAAGAGGCcttagaggaggaggaagaggaggaagtggTGGAGGAACAAGGGGACCACCCTCACGTGGAGGACATATGG ACGATAGCGGATATTCTCTTAACTTCAACATGGGGTCTTCCAGGGGACCTCTTCCAGTAAAAAGAGGCCCACCACCACGTAGTGGTGGGGGTCCTCCACCTAAAAGATCTGCACCTTCAGGGCCAGTGCGCAGCAGTAGTGGAATGGGAGGAAGAG CTCCAGTGTCACGTGGGAGAGACAATTATGGAGGTCCACCCCGAAGGGACCCAATGCCATCCAGAAGAGATGTTTATATGTCACCAAGAGATGATGGTTATAATACTAAGGACAG CTATTCAAGCAGAGATTATCAAAGTTCTCGAGACAACAGAGATTATGCTCCACCTCCAAGAGATTATGCCTACCGTGATTATGGTCATTCCAGTTCACGTGATGATTATCAATCTAGAGGCTACAG TGATCGTGATGGTTATGGTGGTCGTGATAGAGACTATTCAGATCACCCCAGTGGAGGTTCCTACAGAGATTCGTATGAGAGTTATG GTAACTCACGTAGTGCTCCACCTGCTCGAGGGCCCCCTCCATCTTATGGTGGAAGCAGTCGCTATGATGATTACAGCAGAGATGGATATGGTGGAAGCAGAGAAAGTTATTCAAGCAGCCGAAGTGATATCTACTCAAGTGGTCGAGGAGATCGAGTCGGTCGACAAGATAGAGGGCTTCCGCCTTCTATGGATAGGGGATATCCTCCTCCACGTGATTCATACAGCAGCTCAAGCCGCGGAGCACCAAGAGGTGGCCGTGGAGGAAGCCGGTCTGATAGAGGAGGAGGCAGAAgcagatattaa
- the RBMX gene encoding RNA-binding motif protein, X chromosome isoform X2: MVEADRPGKLFVGGLNTETNEKALEAVFGKYGRIVEVLLMKDRETSKSRGFAFITFESPADAKDAARDMNGKLLDGKSIKVEQATKPTFESGGRRGPPPPPRSRGPPRGLRGGGRGGSGGGTRGPPSRGGHMDDSGYSLNFNMGSSRGPLPVKRGPPPRSGGGPPPKRSAPSGPVRSSSGMGGRAPVSRGRDNYGGPPRRDPMPSRRDVYMSPRDDGYNTKDSYSSRDYQSSRDNRDYAPPPRDYAYRDYGHSSSRDDYQSRGYSDRDGYGGRDRDYSDHPSGGSYRDSYESYGNSRSAPPARGPPPSYGGSSRYDDYSRDGYGGSRESYSSSRSDIYSSGRGDRVGRQDRGLPPSMDRGYPPPRDSYSSSSRGAPRGGRGGSRSDRGGGRSRY, from the exons ATGGTTGAAGCAGATCGTCCGGGGAAACTGTTCGTAGGTGGACTAAATACTGAAACAAATGAGAAGGCTCTTGAAGCtgtatttgggaaatatgggCGCATAGTGGAAG TACTGCTGATGAAAGATAGGGAAACCAGCAAATCCAGGGGGTTTGCTTTTATCACTTTTGAAAGCCCTGCTGATGCAAAGGATGCTGCCAGAGATATGAATGGGAAG ctccTGGATGGAAAATCAATTAAAGTTGAACAAGCCACTAAGCCAACCTTTGAAAGTGGTGGTAGGCGAGGGCCACCACCTCCACCAAGAAGCAGAGGCCCTCCAAGAGGCcttagaggaggaggaagaggaggaagtggTGGAGGAACAAGGGGACCACCCTCACGTGGAGGACATATGG ACGATAGCGGATATTCTCTTAACTTCAACATGGGGTCTTCCAGGGGACCTCTTCCAGTAAAAAGAGGCCCACCACCACGTAGTGGTGGGGGTCCTCCACCTAAAAGATCTGCACCTTCAGGGCCAGTGCGCAGCAGTAGTGGAATGGGAGGAAGAG CTCCAGTGTCACGTGGGAGAGACAATTATGGAGGTCCACCCCGAAGGGACCCAATGCCATCCAGAAGAGATGTTTATATGTCACCAAGAGATGATGGTTATAATACTAAGGACAG CTATTCAAGCAGAGATTATCAAAGTTCTCGAGACAACAGAGATTATGCTCCACCTCCAAGAGATTATGCCTACCGTGATTATGGTCATTCCAGTTCACGTGATGATTATCAATCTAGAGGCTACAG TGATCGTGATGGTTATGGTGGTCGTGATAGAGACTATTCAGATCACCCCAGTGGAGGTTCCTACAGAGATTCGTATGAGAGTTATG GTAACTCACGTAGTGCTCCACCTGCTCGAGGGCCCCCTCCATCTTATGGTGGAAGCAGTCGCTATGATGATTACAGCAGAGATGGATATGGTGGAAGCAGAGAAAGTTATTCAAGCAGCCGAAGTGATATCTACTCAAGTGGTCGAGGAGATCGAGTCGGTCGACAAGATAGAGGGCTTCCGCCTTCTATGGATAGGGGATATCCTCCTCCACGTGATTCATACAGCAGCTCAAGCCGCGGAGCACCAAGAGGTGGCCGTGGAGGAAGCCGGTCTGATAGAGGAGGAGGCAGAAgcagatattaa
- the RBMX gene encoding RNA-binding motif protein, X chromosome isoform X4 — MPSGRLSLHSPQLEYNKTRMVEADRPGKLFVGGLNTETNEKALEAVFGKYGRIVEVLLMKDRETSKSRGFAFITFESPADAKDAARDMNGKLLDGKSIKVEQATKPTFESGGRRGPPPPPRSRGPPRGLRGGGRGGSGGGTRGPPSRGGHMDDSGYSLNFNMGSSRGPLPVKRGPPPRSGGGPPPKRSAPSGPVRSSSGMGGRAPVSRGRDNYGGPPRRDPMPSRRDVYMSPRDDGYNTKDSYSSRDYQSSRDNRDYAPPPRDYAYRDYGHSSSRDDYQSRGYSDRDGYGGRDRDYSDHPSGGSYRDSYESYG, encoded by the exons ATGCCCAGCGGGAGGCTTTCGCTGCATTCCCCCCAGTTAG AATATAACAAAACCAGAATGGTTGAAGCAGATCGTCCGGGGAAACTGTTCGTAGGTGGACTAAATACTGAAACAAATGAGAAGGCTCTTGAAGCtgtatttgggaaatatgggCGCATAGTGGAAG TACTGCTGATGAAAGATAGGGAAACCAGCAAATCCAGGGGGTTTGCTTTTATCACTTTTGAAAGCCCTGCTGATGCAAAGGATGCTGCCAGAGATATGAATGGGAAG ctccTGGATGGAAAATCAATTAAAGTTGAACAAGCCACTAAGCCAACCTTTGAAAGTGGTGGTAGGCGAGGGCCACCACCTCCACCAAGAAGCAGAGGCCCTCCAAGAGGCcttagaggaggaggaagaggaggaagtggTGGAGGAACAAGGGGACCACCCTCACGTGGAGGACATATGG ACGATAGCGGATATTCTCTTAACTTCAACATGGGGTCTTCCAGGGGACCTCTTCCAGTAAAAAGAGGCCCACCACCACGTAGTGGTGGGGGTCCTCCACCTAAAAGATCTGCACCTTCAGGGCCAGTGCGCAGCAGTAGTGGAATGGGAGGAAGAG CTCCAGTGTCACGTGGGAGAGACAATTATGGAGGTCCACCCCGAAGGGACCCAATGCCATCCAGAAGAGATGTTTATATGTCACCAAGAGATGATGGTTATAATACTAAGGACAG CTATTCAAGCAGAGATTATCAAAGTTCTCGAGACAACAGAGATTATGCTCCACCTCCAAGAGATTATGCCTACCGTGATTATGGTCATTCCAGTTCACGTGATGATTATCAATCTAGAGGCTACAG TGATCGTGATGGTTATGGTGGTCGTGATAGAGACTATTCAGATCACCCCAGTGGAGGTTCCTACAGAGATTCGTATGAGAGTTATG GCTGA